One segment of Mugil cephalus isolate CIBA_MC_2020 chromosome 14, CIBA_Mcephalus_1.1, whole genome shotgun sequence DNA contains the following:
- the LOC125019556 gene encoding non-homologous end joining factor IFFO1-like isoform X1 has product MPDFEHFRFSYSSMNPVLGESGFLAPQQQHHQHQHHHHHHQMTGQTDSAIPEPGYFLGDHGGFGADGLSGLDLGSLPPSGLAYLHRVPPAATALRNDLGSNISVLKTLNLRFRCFLAKVHELERRNKVLEKQLQQALEENSGDGHQKPLTKDMGVQTGFIGPIIPTRPGLIPLQNANNSAYLPGGLLSPTLNPPPLFDNKHLDSNSNPTTSPALSPIDPSRTITTITNNINERYTSHAGTNTNGTSPQPPPPPPPPPPPPPAAPPRFLPGTIWSFNHTRRFGAGRETYATGPGVSWTHPDGVGVQIDTITPEIRALYNVLAKVKRERDEYKRRWEEEYTARMELQEKVSELEEELQESELCQDELSLRVKQLKAELVLFKGLVSNNRSELDTKIQEKAMKVDMDICRRIDITARLCDVAQQRNCEDMSHIFQQVPTPPSTLSRRTRKHSGQSQKSGDGDEASVSEGEGGGARDEDSCSTSANQINEQMQRVLNQLRECEFEDDCDSLAWEETEETLLLWEDFPGYSLGVETQVELQDESIETVIKDTESLFKTREKEYQETIDQIELELATAKSDMNRHLHEYMEMCSMKRGLDVQMETCRRLITQTGDSSESPSSSRKSSSLVPLTVDESDGDEKEKKSSPPVDSEGGDSCCDINAAIPPLSWRKP; this is encoded by the exons ATGCCGGATTTCGAGCACTTCAGATTTTCCTATTCGAGCATGAATCCGGTCCTGGGGGAGAGCGGCTTCCTCGCcccgcagcagcagcatcatcagcatcagcaccaccaccaccaccaccagatgACGGGCCAGACCGACTCCGCCATCCCGGAACCGGGCTACTTCCTCGGTGACCACGGCGGATTCGGAGCCGATGGGCTGTCCGGATTGGACCTGGGCTCGCTGCCCCCGTCGGGCCTCGCCTACCTGCACCGGGTTCCCCCCGCGGCCACGGCGCTGCGCAACGACCTGGGCTCCAACATCAGCGTGCTGAAGACCCTGAACCTGCGCTTCCGCTGCTTCTTGGCCAAAGTGCACGAGTTGGAGCGAAGGAACAAGGTTctggagaagcagctgcagcaggcgTTAGAGGAGAACAGCGGGGACGGACACCAGAAGCCCCTGACCAAAGACATGGGGGTCCAGACCGGATTCATCGGGCCGATCATACCCACCAGACCGGGCCTCATCCCCCTGCAGAACGCCAACAACTCTGCCTACCTGCCCGGGGGCCTCCTCTCCCCCACCCTgaacccccctcctctctttgaCAACAAGCACCTGGATTCAAACTCCAACCCGACCACCAGCCCGGCTCTGAGCCCCATCGACCCGTCCAgaaccatcaccaccatcaccaacAACATCAACGAGAGGTACACGTCCCACGCGGGGACAAACACCAACGGCACGTCgccccaacctcctcctccacctcctcctcctcctcctcctcctcctgctgctcctccacggTTCCTCCCGGGCACCATCTGGTCCTTCAACCACACCCGCCGGTTCGGCGCCGGGAGGGAGACGTACGCGACGGGACCTGGGGTCTCGTGGACCCACCCGGACGGCGTCGGGGTCCAGATCGACACCATCACCCCGGAGATCAGGGCCCTGTACAACGTTCTGGCCAAGgtgaagagggagagggacgAATACAAGAGAAG GTGGGAGGAGGAGTACACGGCCAGGAtggagctgcaggagaaggtgtcagagctggaggag GAGCTCCAGGAGAGCGAGCTTTGCCAGGACGAGTTGTCTCTGAGGGTGAAGCAGCTGAAGGCTGAGCTGGTTCTCTTCAAAGGACTCGTCAGTAAC AACCGGTCTGAGCTGGACACTAAGATCCAGGAGAAGGCCATGAAGGTGGACATGGACATCTGCCGCCGCATCGACATCACCGCCCGTCTCTGCGACGTCGCCCAGCAGAGGAACTGTGAGGACATGAGCCACATCTTCCAG CAGGTGCCGACTCCGCCCTCCACCCTGAGCCGCCGGACCAGGAAGCACAGCGGCCAATCACAGAAGAGCGGCGACGGGGACGAAGCCAGCGTGTCGGAGGGCGAGGGGGGCGGAGCCAGAGACGAGGACTCGTGCAGCACATCGGCCAATCAGATCAACGAGCAGATGCAGCGGGTCCTCAACCAGCT cagGGAGTGTGAGTTTGAGGACGACTGTGACAGTTTGGCCtgggaggagacggaggagactCTGCTGCTGTGGGAGGATTTTCCTGGATATTCACTGGGGGTGGAAACACAAGTCGAg CTGCAGGATGAATCCATCGAGACCGTGATCAAAGACACAGAGAGTCTGTTCAAGACCAGAGAGAAGGAATATCAGGAAACCATCGACCAGATAGAG CTGGAACTGGCCACGGCCAAGAGCGACATGAACCGACACCTGCACGAGTACATGGAGATGTGCTCCATGAAGAGAGGCCTGGACGTCCAGATGGAGACATGCAGGAGACTCATCACCCAGACGGGAGACAG CTCTGAGTCTCCGTCCTCTTCCAGGAAGTCCAGCTCCCTCGTCCCTCTGACCGTGGACGAGTCTGACGGGGacgagaaggagaagaagtcgTCTCCTCCTGTCGACTCTGAGGGCGGAGATTCCTGCTGCGACATCAACGCTGCCATTCCTCCTCTGTCCTGGAGGAAACCCTGA
- the LOC125019556 gene encoding non-homologous end joining factor IFFO1-like isoform X3, which translates to MPDFEHFRFSYSSMNPVLGESGFLAPQQQHHQHQHHHHHHQMTGQTDSAIPEPGYFLGDHGGFGADGLSGLDLGSLPPSGLAYLHRVPPAATALRNDLGSNISVLKTLNLRFRCFLAKVHELERRNKVLEKQLQQALEENSGDGHQKPLTKDMGVQTGFIGPIIPTRPGLIPLQNANNSAYLPGGLLSPTLNPPPLFDNKHLDSNSNPTTSPALSPIDPSRTITTITNNINERYTSHAGTNTNGTSPQPPPPPPPPPPPPPAAPPRFLPGTIWSFNHTRRFGAGRETYATGPGVSWTHPDGVGVQIDTITPEIRALYNVLAKVKRERDEYKRRWEEEYTARMELQEKVSELEEELQESELCQDELSLRVKQLKAELVLFKGLVSNNRSELDTKIQEKAMKVDMDICRRIDITARLCDVAQQRNCEDMSHIFQQVPTPPSTLSRRTRKHSGQSQKSGDGDEASVSEGEGGGARDEDSCSTSANQINEQMQRVLNQLECEFEDDCDSLAWEETEETLLLWEDFPGYSLGVETQVELQDESIETVIKDTESLFKTREKEYQETIDQIELELATAKSDMNRHLHEYMEMCSMKRGLDVQMETCRRLITQTGDSSESPSSSRKSSSLVPLTVDESDGDEKEKKSSPPVDSEGGDSCCDINAAIPPLSWRKP; encoded by the exons ATGCCGGATTTCGAGCACTTCAGATTTTCCTATTCGAGCATGAATCCGGTCCTGGGGGAGAGCGGCTTCCTCGCcccgcagcagcagcatcatcagcatcagcaccaccaccaccaccaccagatgACGGGCCAGACCGACTCCGCCATCCCGGAACCGGGCTACTTCCTCGGTGACCACGGCGGATTCGGAGCCGATGGGCTGTCCGGATTGGACCTGGGCTCGCTGCCCCCGTCGGGCCTCGCCTACCTGCACCGGGTTCCCCCCGCGGCCACGGCGCTGCGCAACGACCTGGGCTCCAACATCAGCGTGCTGAAGACCCTGAACCTGCGCTTCCGCTGCTTCTTGGCCAAAGTGCACGAGTTGGAGCGAAGGAACAAGGTTctggagaagcagctgcagcaggcgTTAGAGGAGAACAGCGGGGACGGACACCAGAAGCCCCTGACCAAAGACATGGGGGTCCAGACCGGATTCATCGGGCCGATCATACCCACCAGACCGGGCCTCATCCCCCTGCAGAACGCCAACAACTCTGCCTACCTGCCCGGGGGCCTCCTCTCCCCCACCCTgaacccccctcctctctttgaCAACAAGCACCTGGATTCAAACTCCAACCCGACCACCAGCCCGGCTCTGAGCCCCATCGACCCGTCCAgaaccatcaccaccatcaccaacAACATCAACGAGAGGTACACGTCCCACGCGGGGACAAACACCAACGGCACGTCgccccaacctcctcctccacctcctcctcctcctcctcctcctcctgctgctcctccacggTTCCTCCCGGGCACCATCTGGTCCTTCAACCACACCCGCCGGTTCGGCGCCGGGAGGGAGACGTACGCGACGGGACCTGGGGTCTCGTGGACCCACCCGGACGGCGTCGGGGTCCAGATCGACACCATCACCCCGGAGATCAGGGCCCTGTACAACGTTCTGGCCAAGgtgaagagggagagggacgAATACAAGAGAAG GTGGGAGGAGGAGTACACGGCCAGGAtggagctgcaggagaaggtgtcagagctggaggag GAGCTCCAGGAGAGCGAGCTTTGCCAGGACGAGTTGTCTCTGAGGGTGAAGCAGCTGAAGGCTGAGCTGGTTCTCTTCAAAGGACTCGTCAGTAAC AACCGGTCTGAGCTGGACACTAAGATCCAGGAGAAGGCCATGAAGGTGGACATGGACATCTGCCGCCGCATCGACATCACCGCCCGTCTCTGCGACGTCGCCCAGCAGAGGAACTGTGAGGACATGAGCCACATCTTCCAG CAGGTGCCGACTCCGCCCTCCACCCTGAGCCGCCGGACCAGGAAGCACAGCGGCCAATCACAGAAGAGCGGCGACGGGGACGAAGCCAGCGTGTCGGAGGGCGAGGGGGGCGGAGCCAGAGACGAGGACTCGTGCAGCACATCGGCCAATCAGATCAACGAGCAGATGCAGCGGGTCCTCAACCAGCT GGAGTGTGAGTTTGAGGACGACTGTGACAGTTTGGCCtgggaggagacggaggagactCTGCTGCTGTGGGAGGATTTTCCTGGATATTCACTGGGGGTGGAAACACAAGTCGAg CTGCAGGATGAATCCATCGAGACCGTGATCAAAGACACAGAGAGTCTGTTCAAGACCAGAGAGAAGGAATATCAGGAAACCATCGACCAGATAGAG CTGGAACTGGCCACGGCCAAGAGCGACATGAACCGACACCTGCACGAGTACATGGAGATGTGCTCCATGAAGAGAGGCCTGGACGTCCAGATGGAGACATGCAGGAGACTCATCACCCAGACGGGAGACAG CTCTGAGTCTCCGTCCTCTTCCAGGAAGTCCAGCTCCCTCGTCCCTCTGACCGTGGACGAGTCTGACGGGGacgagaaggagaagaagtcgTCTCCTCCTGTCGACTCTGAGGGCGGAGATTCCTGCTGCGACATCAACGCTGCCATTCCTCCTCTGTCCTGGAGGAAACCCTGA
- the LOC125019556 gene encoding non-homologous end joining factor IFFO1-like isoform X4, translating to MPDFEHFRFSYSSMNPVLGESGFLAPQQQHHQHQHHHHHHQMTGQTDSAIPEPGYFLGDHGGFGADGLSGLDLGSLPPSGLAYLHRVPPAATALRNDLGSNISVLKTLNLRFRCFLAKVHELERRNKVLEKQLQQALEENSGDGHQKPLTKDMGVQTGFIGPIIPTRPGLIPLQNANNSAYLPGGLLSPTLNPPPLFDNKHLDSNSNPTTSPALSPIDPSRTITTITNNINERYTSHAGTNTNGTSPQPPPPPPPPPPPPPAAPPRFLPGTIWSFNHTRRFGAGRETYATGPGVSWTHPDGVGVQIDTITPEIRALYNVLAKVKRERDEYKRRWEEEYTARMELQEKVSELEEELQESELCQDELSLRVKQLKAELVLFKGLVSNNRSELDTKIQEKAMKVDMDICRRIDITARLCDVAQQRNCEDMSHIFQQVPTPPSTLSRRTRKHSGQSQKSGDGDEASVSEGEGGGARDEDSCSTSANQINEQMQRVLNQLRECEFEDDCDSLAWEETEETLLLWEDFPGYSLGVETQVELQDESIETVIKDTESLFKTREKEYQETIDQIELELATAKSDMNRHLHEYMEMCSMKRGLDVQMETCRRLITQTGDRKSSSLVPLTVDESDGDEKEKKSSPPVDSEGGDSCCDINAAIPPLSWRKP from the exons ATGCCGGATTTCGAGCACTTCAGATTTTCCTATTCGAGCATGAATCCGGTCCTGGGGGAGAGCGGCTTCCTCGCcccgcagcagcagcatcatcagcatcagcaccaccaccaccaccaccagatgACGGGCCAGACCGACTCCGCCATCCCGGAACCGGGCTACTTCCTCGGTGACCACGGCGGATTCGGAGCCGATGGGCTGTCCGGATTGGACCTGGGCTCGCTGCCCCCGTCGGGCCTCGCCTACCTGCACCGGGTTCCCCCCGCGGCCACGGCGCTGCGCAACGACCTGGGCTCCAACATCAGCGTGCTGAAGACCCTGAACCTGCGCTTCCGCTGCTTCTTGGCCAAAGTGCACGAGTTGGAGCGAAGGAACAAGGTTctggagaagcagctgcagcaggcgTTAGAGGAGAACAGCGGGGACGGACACCAGAAGCCCCTGACCAAAGACATGGGGGTCCAGACCGGATTCATCGGGCCGATCATACCCACCAGACCGGGCCTCATCCCCCTGCAGAACGCCAACAACTCTGCCTACCTGCCCGGGGGCCTCCTCTCCCCCACCCTgaacccccctcctctctttgaCAACAAGCACCTGGATTCAAACTCCAACCCGACCACCAGCCCGGCTCTGAGCCCCATCGACCCGTCCAgaaccatcaccaccatcaccaacAACATCAACGAGAGGTACACGTCCCACGCGGGGACAAACACCAACGGCACGTCgccccaacctcctcctccacctcctcctcctcctcctcctcctcctgctgctcctccacggTTCCTCCCGGGCACCATCTGGTCCTTCAACCACACCCGCCGGTTCGGCGCCGGGAGGGAGACGTACGCGACGGGACCTGGGGTCTCGTGGACCCACCCGGACGGCGTCGGGGTCCAGATCGACACCATCACCCCGGAGATCAGGGCCCTGTACAACGTTCTGGCCAAGgtgaagagggagagggacgAATACAAGAGAAG GTGGGAGGAGGAGTACACGGCCAGGAtggagctgcaggagaaggtgtcagagctggaggag GAGCTCCAGGAGAGCGAGCTTTGCCAGGACGAGTTGTCTCTGAGGGTGAAGCAGCTGAAGGCTGAGCTGGTTCTCTTCAAAGGACTCGTCAGTAAC AACCGGTCTGAGCTGGACACTAAGATCCAGGAGAAGGCCATGAAGGTGGACATGGACATCTGCCGCCGCATCGACATCACCGCCCGTCTCTGCGACGTCGCCCAGCAGAGGAACTGTGAGGACATGAGCCACATCTTCCAG CAGGTGCCGACTCCGCCCTCCACCCTGAGCCGCCGGACCAGGAAGCACAGCGGCCAATCACAGAAGAGCGGCGACGGGGACGAAGCCAGCGTGTCGGAGGGCGAGGGGGGCGGAGCCAGAGACGAGGACTCGTGCAGCACATCGGCCAATCAGATCAACGAGCAGATGCAGCGGGTCCTCAACCAGCT cagGGAGTGTGAGTTTGAGGACGACTGTGACAGTTTGGCCtgggaggagacggaggagactCTGCTGCTGTGGGAGGATTTTCCTGGATATTCACTGGGGGTGGAAACACAAGTCGAg CTGCAGGATGAATCCATCGAGACCGTGATCAAAGACACAGAGAGTCTGTTCAAGACCAGAGAGAAGGAATATCAGGAAACCATCGACCAGATAGAG CTGGAACTGGCCACGGCCAAGAGCGACATGAACCGACACCTGCACGAGTACATGGAGATGTGCTCCATGAAGAGAGGCCTGGACGTCCAGATGGAGACATGCAGGAGACTCATCACCCAGACGGGAGACAG GAAGTCCAGCTCCCTCGTCCCTCTGACCGTGGACGAGTCTGACGGGGacgagaaggagaagaagtcgTCTCCTCCTGTCGACTCTGAGGGCGGAGATTCCTGCTGCGACATCAACGCTGCCATTCCTCCTCTGTCCTGGAGGAAACCCTGA
- the LOC125019556 gene encoding non-homologous end joining factor IFFO1-like isoform X2, with the protein MPDFEHFRFSYSSMNPVLGESGFLAPQQQHHQHQHHHHHHQMTGQTDSAIPEPGYFLGDHGGFGADGLSGLDLGSLPPSGLAYLHRVPPAATALRNDLGSNISVLKTLNLRFRCFLAKVHELERRNKVLEKQLQQALEENSGDGHQKPLTKDMGVQTGFIGPIIPTRPGLIPLQNANNSAYLPGGLLSPTLNPPPLFDNKHLDSNSNPTTSPALSPIDPSRTITTITNNINERYTSHAGTNTNGTSPQPPPPPPPPPPPPPAAPPRFLPGTIWSFNHTRRFGAGRETYATGPGVSWTHPDGVGVQIDTITPEIRALYNVLAKVKRERDEYKRRWEEEYTARMELQEKVSELEEELQESELCQDELSLRVKQLKAELVLFKGLVSNNRSELDTKIQEKAMKVDMDICRRIDITARLCDVAQQRNCEDMSHIFQVPTPPSTLSRRTRKHSGQSQKSGDGDEASVSEGEGGGARDEDSCSTSANQINEQMQRVLNQLRECEFEDDCDSLAWEETEETLLLWEDFPGYSLGVETQVELQDESIETVIKDTESLFKTREKEYQETIDQIELELATAKSDMNRHLHEYMEMCSMKRGLDVQMETCRRLITQTGDSSESPSSSRKSSSLVPLTVDESDGDEKEKKSSPPVDSEGGDSCCDINAAIPPLSWRKP; encoded by the exons ATGCCGGATTTCGAGCACTTCAGATTTTCCTATTCGAGCATGAATCCGGTCCTGGGGGAGAGCGGCTTCCTCGCcccgcagcagcagcatcatcagcatcagcaccaccaccaccaccaccagatgACGGGCCAGACCGACTCCGCCATCCCGGAACCGGGCTACTTCCTCGGTGACCACGGCGGATTCGGAGCCGATGGGCTGTCCGGATTGGACCTGGGCTCGCTGCCCCCGTCGGGCCTCGCCTACCTGCACCGGGTTCCCCCCGCGGCCACGGCGCTGCGCAACGACCTGGGCTCCAACATCAGCGTGCTGAAGACCCTGAACCTGCGCTTCCGCTGCTTCTTGGCCAAAGTGCACGAGTTGGAGCGAAGGAACAAGGTTctggagaagcagctgcagcaggcgTTAGAGGAGAACAGCGGGGACGGACACCAGAAGCCCCTGACCAAAGACATGGGGGTCCAGACCGGATTCATCGGGCCGATCATACCCACCAGACCGGGCCTCATCCCCCTGCAGAACGCCAACAACTCTGCCTACCTGCCCGGGGGCCTCCTCTCCCCCACCCTgaacccccctcctctctttgaCAACAAGCACCTGGATTCAAACTCCAACCCGACCACCAGCCCGGCTCTGAGCCCCATCGACCCGTCCAgaaccatcaccaccatcaccaacAACATCAACGAGAGGTACACGTCCCACGCGGGGACAAACACCAACGGCACGTCgccccaacctcctcctccacctcctcctcctcctcctcctcctcctgctgctcctccacggTTCCTCCCGGGCACCATCTGGTCCTTCAACCACACCCGCCGGTTCGGCGCCGGGAGGGAGACGTACGCGACGGGACCTGGGGTCTCGTGGACCCACCCGGACGGCGTCGGGGTCCAGATCGACACCATCACCCCGGAGATCAGGGCCCTGTACAACGTTCTGGCCAAGgtgaagagggagagggacgAATACAAGAGAAG GTGGGAGGAGGAGTACACGGCCAGGAtggagctgcaggagaaggtgtcagagctggaggag GAGCTCCAGGAGAGCGAGCTTTGCCAGGACGAGTTGTCTCTGAGGGTGAAGCAGCTGAAGGCTGAGCTGGTTCTCTTCAAAGGACTCGTCAGTAAC AACCGGTCTGAGCTGGACACTAAGATCCAGGAGAAGGCCATGAAGGTGGACATGGACATCTGCCGCCGCATCGACATCACCGCCCGTCTCTGCGACGTCGCCCAGCAGAGGAACTGTGAGGACATGAGCCACATCTTCCAG GTGCCGACTCCGCCCTCCACCCTGAGCCGCCGGACCAGGAAGCACAGCGGCCAATCACAGAAGAGCGGCGACGGGGACGAAGCCAGCGTGTCGGAGGGCGAGGGGGGCGGAGCCAGAGACGAGGACTCGTGCAGCACATCGGCCAATCAGATCAACGAGCAGATGCAGCGGGTCCTCAACCAGCT cagGGAGTGTGAGTTTGAGGACGACTGTGACAGTTTGGCCtgggaggagacggaggagactCTGCTGCTGTGGGAGGATTTTCCTGGATATTCACTGGGGGTGGAAACACAAGTCGAg CTGCAGGATGAATCCATCGAGACCGTGATCAAAGACACAGAGAGTCTGTTCAAGACCAGAGAGAAGGAATATCAGGAAACCATCGACCAGATAGAG CTGGAACTGGCCACGGCCAAGAGCGACATGAACCGACACCTGCACGAGTACATGGAGATGTGCTCCATGAAGAGAGGCCTGGACGTCCAGATGGAGACATGCAGGAGACTCATCACCCAGACGGGAGACAG CTCTGAGTCTCCGTCCTCTTCCAGGAAGTCCAGCTCCCTCGTCCCTCTGACCGTGGACGAGTCTGACGGGGacgagaaggagaagaagtcgTCTCCTCCTGTCGACTCTGAGGGCGGAGATTCCTGCTGCGACATCAACGCTGCCATTCCTCCTCTGTCCTGGAGGAAACCCTGA
- the LOC125019556 gene encoding non-homologous end joining factor IFFO1-like isoform X5 translates to MPDFEHFRFSYSSMNPVLGESGFLAPQQQHHQHQHHHHHHQMTGQTDSAIPEPGYFLGDHGGFGADGLSGLDLGSLPPSGLAYLHRVPPAATALRNDLGSNISVLKTLNLRFRCFLAKVHELERRNKVLEKQLQQALEENSGDGHQKPLTKDMGVQTGFIGPIIPTRPGLIPLQNANNSAYLPGGLLSPTLNPPPLFDNKHLDSNSNPTTSPALSPIDPSRTITTITNNINERYTSHAGTNTNGTSPQPPPPPPPPPPPPPAAPPRFLPGTIWSFNHTRRFGAGRETYATGPGVSWTHPDGVGVQIDTITPEIRALYNVLAKVKRERDEYKRRWEEEYTARMELQEKVSELEEELQESELCQDELSLRVKQLKAELVLFKGLVSNNRSELDTKIQEKAMKVDMDICRRIDITARLCDVAQQRNCEDMSHIFQVPTPPSTLSRRTRKHSGQSQKSGDGDEASVSEGEGGGARDEDSCSTSANQINEQMQRVLNQLRECEFEDDCDSLAWEETEETLLLWEDFPGYSLGVETQVELQDESIETVIKDTESLFKTREKEYQETIDQIELELATAKSDMNRHLHEYMEMCSMKRGLDVQMETCRRLITQTGDRKSSSLVPLTVDESDGDEKEKKSSPPVDSEGGDSCCDINAAIPPLSWRKP, encoded by the exons ATGCCGGATTTCGAGCACTTCAGATTTTCCTATTCGAGCATGAATCCGGTCCTGGGGGAGAGCGGCTTCCTCGCcccgcagcagcagcatcatcagcatcagcaccaccaccaccaccaccagatgACGGGCCAGACCGACTCCGCCATCCCGGAACCGGGCTACTTCCTCGGTGACCACGGCGGATTCGGAGCCGATGGGCTGTCCGGATTGGACCTGGGCTCGCTGCCCCCGTCGGGCCTCGCCTACCTGCACCGGGTTCCCCCCGCGGCCACGGCGCTGCGCAACGACCTGGGCTCCAACATCAGCGTGCTGAAGACCCTGAACCTGCGCTTCCGCTGCTTCTTGGCCAAAGTGCACGAGTTGGAGCGAAGGAACAAGGTTctggagaagcagctgcagcaggcgTTAGAGGAGAACAGCGGGGACGGACACCAGAAGCCCCTGACCAAAGACATGGGGGTCCAGACCGGATTCATCGGGCCGATCATACCCACCAGACCGGGCCTCATCCCCCTGCAGAACGCCAACAACTCTGCCTACCTGCCCGGGGGCCTCCTCTCCCCCACCCTgaacccccctcctctctttgaCAACAAGCACCTGGATTCAAACTCCAACCCGACCACCAGCCCGGCTCTGAGCCCCATCGACCCGTCCAgaaccatcaccaccatcaccaacAACATCAACGAGAGGTACACGTCCCACGCGGGGACAAACACCAACGGCACGTCgccccaacctcctcctccacctcctcctcctcctcctcctcctcctgctgctcctccacggTTCCTCCCGGGCACCATCTGGTCCTTCAACCACACCCGCCGGTTCGGCGCCGGGAGGGAGACGTACGCGACGGGACCTGGGGTCTCGTGGACCCACCCGGACGGCGTCGGGGTCCAGATCGACACCATCACCCCGGAGATCAGGGCCCTGTACAACGTTCTGGCCAAGgtgaagagggagagggacgAATACAAGAGAAG GTGGGAGGAGGAGTACACGGCCAGGAtggagctgcaggagaaggtgtcagagctggaggag GAGCTCCAGGAGAGCGAGCTTTGCCAGGACGAGTTGTCTCTGAGGGTGAAGCAGCTGAAGGCTGAGCTGGTTCTCTTCAAAGGACTCGTCAGTAAC AACCGGTCTGAGCTGGACACTAAGATCCAGGAGAAGGCCATGAAGGTGGACATGGACATCTGCCGCCGCATCGACATCACCGCCCGTCTCTGCGACGTCGCCCAGCAGAGGAACTGTGAGGACATGAGCCACATCTTCCAG GTGCCGACTCCGCCCTCCACCCTGAGCCGCCGGACCAGGAAGCACAGCGGCCAATCACAGAAGAGCGGCGACGGGGACGAAGCCAGCGTGTCGGAGGGCGAGGGGGGCGGAGCCAGAGACGAGGACTCGTGCAGCACATCGGCCAATCAGATCAACGAGCAGATGCAGCGGGTCCTCAACCAGCT cagGGAGTGTGAGTTTGAGGACGACTGTGACAGTTTGGCCtgggaggagacggaggagactCTGCTGCTGTGGGAGGATTTTCCTGGATATTCACTGGGGGTGGAAACACAAGTCGAg CTGCAGGATGAATCCATCGAGACCGTGATCAAAGACACAGAGAGTCTGTTCAAGACCAGAGAGAAGGAATATCAGGAAACCATCGACCAGATAGAG CTGGAACTGGCCACGGCCAAGAGCGACATGAACCGACACCTGCACGAGTACATGGAGATGTGCTCCATGAAGAGAGGCCTGGACGTCCAGATGGAGACATGCAGGAGACTCATCACCCAGACGGGAGACAG GAAGTCCAGCTCCCTCGTCCCTCTGACCGTGGACGAGTCTGACGGGGacgagaaggagaagaagtcgTCTCCTCCTGTCGACTCTGAGGGCGGAGATTCCTGCTGCGACATCAACGCTGCCATTCCTCCTCTGTCCTGGAGGAAACCCTGA